DNA from Polaribacter sp. NJDZ03:
ATGCTAAATATGGTTCTAACTTTACCACAGCTACAAATAGTTTAGCAAAAGCAGGAGCATACCCAACAAATTATTCTCCTAGTTTAAAATAATAAAATAGCGTATTAGTTGCATAAAAAAAGGTTGAGAATTAATATTCTCAACCTTTTTTGTTTTTATAAAGTGTTGTTTACTTAAGACAACATCATTGTTGCTCTTTTTACGCCAGCAACTAAAATATCTATTTCTTCTTTTGTATTGTAAAAAGAAAAAGAAGCTCTTATGGTTCCTGGTATTTTATAGAAGTCCATAATTGGTTGTGCACAATGGTGTCCTGTTCTTACTGCAATCCCTAATTTATCTAATATAGAACCAATATCATACGGATGAATATCGTTTACATTAAAAGAAATTACAGCCGTTTTATCTTTTGTAGTTCCGTAGATTCTTAATCCTTCTATTTTTAAAAGTTCTTGTGTTCCGTAAGCTAAAAGCTCATGTTCATATTCAGCAATATTATCAAAACCAACGGAATTCATATAATCTATGGCTGCTCCAAAAGCAATTCCGCCACAAATATTTGGCGTTCCAGCTTCAAATTTATGAGGCAAACCTGCATATGTAGTTTTTTCAAAAGTTACGGTTTCTATCATTTCTCCACCACCTTGGTAAGGAGGTAGTTTTTCTAACCATTCTTGTTTACCATATAACATTCCAACACCTGTTGGCCCACATAATTTATGAGCAGATGCTACATAAAAATCAACATTTAAAGCTTGTACATCTGGTTTAATATGTGGTGTAGCCTGAGCTCCATCAATTAAAACAGCAGCATTCACCTTATGTGCGGCAGCAATAATTTCTTCAATTGGGTTTACTGTTCCCAATGCATTAGAAACGTGGTTACAGAAGACTAATTTTGTTTTATCATTTAATAATTTATGGTATGCTTCCATGTTTAAAGAACCATCTTCTAACATTGGAATCACCTTTAAAATTGCGCCCGTTTTTTCACAAAGCATTTGCCAAGGCACAATATTAGAATGGTGTTCTAAAGCAGAAACAATTATTTCATCACTTGTACTTAAAAGTGATGCAAAACCAGCTGCAACTCTATTAATACTGTCTGTGGTACCAGCAGTTAAAATAATTTCATACGCTTCTTTAGCATTAAAATGATGTTGAATTTTAATACGCGCTTGTTCGTATTTATCTGTTGCTTCCTGACTTAAAGTGTGTACGCCTCTATGAATATTAGCATTGTAATTACTGTAATAATCTACAATTGCATCAATAACAACTTGTGGTGTTTGAGAAGTAGCAGCATTATCAAAATAGACTAAAGGTTTTCCGTGAACGGTTCTTTTTAGAATTGGAAAATCTGCTCTAATTTTATCAACATTTATCATACAAAATCAATTTAAAAGACAAAGATAACCGTTGATTTTTTAAACTTGTGATAAAGACAATATGATTTTCTTATTTTTACATAATTAAACTCTTTTTCTGATGAAAATTTTTAAACGTATTCTACTTTTAGTATTGATTCTTGTTTTATCTACAGTAATTTATAATTATCCAAAATTGAACCTATTGGCTGGTTATTCTGCTAAAAATATTGCTTCGTCTGTTTTTGTTGCAGAGAGAACTCTAGAATATACTGATACCACGGACAATGATTTTTCTCCAGTTAATTTGGCTTCGGATAGCGTTGATTTAGAAAATAAAAATGCAACATCTTCTGCTTTTGGCTTGTTAACAAGAAAAGCTATTTATAGAGAAGGTTTAGGAGCTGTTTTAACTTTAAAAGAAAGTGATGAAACTGCAGATTACTTAATTCCTAAAAGGTTAAAACCAGATAATAACACACCTTATCCTTACGGAAATGCACCACAAAAAGACACCATTTTTGCAAATTTAGATTATGATAAAATTGATGAATCTGTAGATTTTCTATTTGATTCAATCAATAAAACAAGAGCTGTTTTGGTTGTTTATAAAGATCAAATTGTTTCAGAAAAATATGCAGAAGGCTTTCATAAAGAGTCAAAATTATTAGGTTGGTCTATGACTAAGAGTTTGTTAAGTACTGTATTTGGAGTTATGCAAACCCAAGGTGGAATTAATGTGTTTGATAAGGCTCCTATTGATTCTTGGCAAAAGGACGAACGTAAAAACATTACGATCAATAATTTATTACAAATGAATTCTGGTTTAGAATGGGATGAAAATTATAGTAGAATCTCAGATGCAACTAAAATGTTGTTTTTAGATAGAGATATGACCAAGATGCAAGAAAATAAGCCTTTGGTTGGTACTCCAAACGAAAGTTGGAATTACTCCTCTGGAACCTCTAATCTATTATCCGGTATTTTAAGAACTTACTTTAAAACGCATCAAGAATATTTAGATTTTTGGTACACTAATTTTATTGATAAAATAGGGATGAATTCTATGGTCTTAGAAGCTGATTTAAGCGGGAATTACGTGGGTTCTTCTTATTCATGGGCAACTGCAAGAGATTGGTCTAAATTTGGGCTTTTATACCTTAAAAACGGTAATTGGAATGGAGAACAATTATTTACCAAAGAATGGGTTAACTATATAAGAACACCAACACGAGGTTCTAACGGAACTTATGGTGCGCAGTTCTGGCTAAATGCAGAAAATGATTTTAAAGATGTACCAAAAAACATGTATTATGCAGATGGCTTTCAAGGACAAAGAGTGTACGTTTTACCCGATCAAGAGATGGTAATTGTCCGTTTTGGTTTAAAGAATTTTGATGAAAACACCTTTTTAAAAGGGGTGATTGAATCGATAAAATAAACTTTATCATTTCTAATTATAAAAATTGCTAGAATTTAGAGAAATATGATACAAACACAAGAAGAATTAATAGAAAATGCGCTTTTATATTTTAAGAGAGGCGATTTTTCTTTAGGGTATAGAACGCTTTTAGATGCTTCTTTAAATACCGATTCTACAGAAATATTTACCAAAGTATTAAACTTTGTAGAAAAATATGAAAATGAAAGTAGTGATGATAAATCGTCATTACTTTTGTTGTTTACAGAATGCTGTAATCAACTAAAAAAGATAAAAATTGAAACAAAAAAC
Protein-coding regions in this window:
- a CDS encoding aminotransferase class V-fold PLP-dependent enzyme: MINVDKIRADFPILKRTVHGKPLVYFDNAATSQTPQVVIDAIVDYYSNYNANIHRGVHTLSQEATDKYEQARIKIQHHFNAKEAYEIILTAGTTDSINRVAAGFASLLSTSDEIIVSALEHHSNIVPWQMLCEKTGAILKVIPMLEDGSLNMEAYHKLLNDKTKLVFCNHVSNALGTVNPIEEIIAAAHKVNAAVLIDGAQATPHIKPDVQALNVDFYVASAHKLCGPTGVGMLYGKQEWLEKLPPYQGGGEMIETVTFEKTTYAGLPHKFEAGTPNICGGIAFGAAIDYMNSVGFDNIAEYEHELLAYGTQELLKIEGLRIYGTTKDKTAVISFNVNDIHPYDIGSILDKLGIAVRTGHHCAQPIMDFYKIPGTIRASFSFYNTKEEIDILVAGVKRATMMLS
- a CDS encoding serine hydrolase; this translates as MKIFKRILLLVLILVLSTVIYNYPKLNLLAGYSAKNIASSVFVAERTLEYTDTTDNDFSPVNLASDSVDLENKNATSSAFGLLTRKAIYREGLGAVLTLKESDETADYLIPKRLKPDNNTPYPYGNAPQKDTIFANLDYDKIDESVDFLFDSINKTRAVLVVYKDQIVSEKYAEGFHKESKLLGWSMTKSLLSTVFGVMQTQGGINVFDKAPIDSWQKDERKNITINNLLQMNSGLEWDENYSRISDATKMLFLDRDMTKMQENKPLVGTPNESWNYSSGTSNLLSGILRTYFKTHQEYLDFWYTNFIDKIGMNSMVLEADLSGNYVGSSYSWATARDWSKFGLLYLKNGNWNGEQLFTKEWVNYIRTPTRGSNGTYGAQFWLNAENDFKDVPKNMYYADGFQGQRVYVLPDQEMVIVRFGLKNFDENTFLKGVIESIK